One Rhizobium sp. NRK18 genomic window carries:
- a CDS encoding ABC transporter ATP-binding protein: MMLLEVKNIETFYGASQALFGVSLGIGEGEVMALMGRNGMGKSTTIRSICNLSPPRRGEISFAGKSTSRQPAFRVARRGIGLVPEGRRCFSTLTVHENLVAAARPGRWTLERVNELFPRLAERRHQLSRTLSGGEQQMLAIGRALMTNPTLLILDEATEGLAPVIRDDIWRAIKALKADGLSILLVDKTLSELLPVADRCVILENGRSVWTGRPGEIDGTIKDRYLGI; the protein is encoded by the coding sequence CTGATGCTGCTCGAGGTCAAGAACATCGAAACCTTCTACGGCGCGAGCCAGGCGCTGTTCGGCGTCAGCCTTGGTATCGGCGAAGGCGAGGTGATGGCGCTGATGGGTCGTAACGGCATGGGCAAGAGCACCACCATCCGCTCGATCTGCAACCTGTCGCCGCCCCGACGTGGAGAGATTTCCTTTGCCGGAAAGTCGACGAGCCGTCAGCCGGCCTTTCGCGTCGCCCGCCGCGGCATCGGCCTCGTGCCGGAAGGCCGGCGCTGTTTCAGCACGCTCACGGTGCACGAAAACCTCGTGGCCGCCGCAAGGCCGGGACGCTGGACGCTGGAGCGGGTCAACGAGCTCTTTCCGAGGCTCGCCGAGCGCCGCCATCAGCTGTCGCGGACGCTCTCGGGCGGCGAACAGCAGATGCTCGCCATCGGCCGGGCGCTGATGACCAATCCGACGCTGCTCATTCTCGACGAGGCGACGGAAGGTCTGGCGCCGGTGATCCGCGACGACATCTGGCGGGCGATCAAGGCATTGAAGGCCGACGGGCTGTCGATCCTGCTGGTCGACAAGACGCTGTCCGAGCTTCTGCCGGTCGCCGACCGCTGCGTGATCCTTGAAAACGGCCGCTCCGTCTGGACGGGCCGACCCGGCGAGATCGACGGCACGATCAAGGATCGCTATCTCGGTATCTGA
- a CDS encoding branched-chain amino acid ABC transporter permease yields the protein MTRETLVNAAIALGLLGAAFAAQASGQIFYITLATRIAILGLAAVGLNLALGLGGMVSFGHAMFFGIGGYAAGILASHSFSGEPMLFGIPGTTLMPVIWIVAAVMAGVMGLAVGAISLRTSGVYFIMITLAFAQMVYYFAVSWPAYGGEDGLSILVRNGFPGVNTMKPMSFFLITYVLLMLGLLVFFVLRRSRFGSALEVSRQNEVRASAVGISPFPVKLVAFVISAMLTAIAGALFADLNRFVSPSMLAWQMSGELIVLIILGGTGRLFGPVAGAALYVLIEYYLGEVTERWQFFLGLILLATVLFARGGAIGLLAGRARHG from the coding sequence ATCACACGCGAAACCCTCGTCAACGCCGCCATTGCGCTCGGGCTCCTGGGTGCTGCCTTCGCCGCACAGGCGAGCGGGCAAATCTTCTACATCACATTGGCGACGCGCATCGCGATCCTTGGCCTTGCCGCCGTCGGCCTCAATCTCGCGCTCGGCCTTGGCGGCATGGTCTCCTTCGGCCACGCCATGTTCTTCGGCATCGGCGGGTATGCAGCCGGCATTCTGGCGAGCCATTCCTTTTCCGGAGAGCCGATGCTGTTCGGCATACCCGGCACCACCCTCATGCCGGTCATCTGGATCGTCGCGGCCGTGATGGCCGGCGTGATGGGGCTTGCCGTCGGCGCGATCAGCCTGCGCACCAGCGGCGTCTACTTCATCATGATCACGCTCGCCTTCGCCCAGATGGTCTATTATTTCGCGGTCTCCTGGCCGGCCTATGGCGGCGAGGACGGGCTGTCGATCCTGGTGCGCAACGGCTTTCCTGGCGTCAACACGATGAAGCCTATGAGCTTCTTCCTGATCACCTATGTCCTTCTGATGTTGGGGCTGCTGGTCTTCTTCGTGCTCCGCCGCTCGCGTTTCGGCAGCGCGCTCGAAGTCTCCCGGCAGAACGAAGTCCGGGCGTCGGCGGTCGGCATCTCGCCGTTTCCGGTCAAGCTCGTCGCCTTCGTCATCTCCGCCATGCTGACGGCGATCGCCGGTGCGCTGTTTGCCGATCTCAACCGTTTCGTCAGCCCGTCCATGCTCGCCTGGCAAATGTCGGGCGAACTCATCGTGCTGATCATCCTCGGCGGCACCGGCCGGCTGTTCGGCCCGGTCGCCGGCGCGGCGCTCTACGTGCTGATCGAATACTACCTCGGCGAGGTCACCGAGCGCTGGCAGTTCTTCCTCGGTCTCATCCTGCTCGCCACCGTTCTCTTTGCCAGAGGCGGCGCGATCGGCCTCCTGGCAGGAAGGGCGCGTCATGGCTGA
- a CDS encoding acyl-CoA thioesterase produces MFQTTRYLKFGDCDPSGIAYFPSYLDHLVGVLEEFFATAGVPWPTLIQERRIGVPTVKLDLTFSKPGFHGDRLDFAVRLKRIGTSSMDLEHEVSANGALLWRADHRIVATSHDTHRACPWPDDIRSAFMPYLETQDA; encoded by the coding sequence ATGTTCCAGACGACGCGCTATCTCAAATTCGGCGATTGCGATCCTTCCGGCATCGCCTACTTCCCGTCCTATCTCGATCACCTCGTCGGCGTGCTGGAAGAATTCTTCGCCACGGCCGGCGTCCCATGGCCGACGCTCATTCAGGAACGGCGGATCGGCGTGCCGACGGTGAAACTCGACCTCACTTTCTCGAAACCCGGCTTTCATGGCGACCGGCTCGACTTCGCGGTGAGGCTGAAGCGGATCGGCACGTCCTCGATGGACCTCGAGCACGAGGTTTCGGCCAATGGCGCCCTTCTGTGGCGCGCGGACCATCGCATCGTCGCCACCTCGCACGACACCCACCGCGCCTGCCCGTGGCCCGACGACATACGCAGCGCCTTCATGCCCTATCTGGAGACACAAGATGCATAA
- a CDS encoding enoyl-CoA hydratase family protein, with the protein MTNAMAGMTRPFRDYKAEHFLWEVSEDGRVATLTLNRPDRKNPLTFESYAELRDLFRDLAYASDVRTVVLTGAGGNFSSGGDVFEIIEPLTAMAMPDLVAFTRMTGDLVKAMRRCPQQIIAAVDGICAGAGAILAMASDLRLATPEAKTAFLFTRVGLAGADMGACGMLPRIIGQGRAAELLYTGRFMTADEGERWGFFNALHPQADLQTKATALAQSIADGPWFAHGMTKTMLNQEWAMGIEELIESEAQAQAICMATQDFRRAFEAFAAKRKPTFEGN; encoded by the coding sequence ATGACGAACGCTATGGCAGGCATGACGCGGCCATTCCGCGACTACAAGGCCGAGCACTTTCTCTGGGAGGTGAGCGAGGATGGGCGGGTCGCGACCCTGACGCTGAACCGGCCGGACAGAAAGAACCCGCTGACCTTCGAAAGCTATGCCGAGTTGCGCGACCTCTTCCGCGACCTCGCTTATGCCTCCGACGTCCGCACCGTCGTGCTGACCGGTGCCGGCGGCAATTTTTCCTCCGGCGGCGACGTGTTCGAGATCATCGAACCGCTGACCGCGATGGCCATGCCCGACCTTGTCGCCTTCACCCGCATGACAGGCGATCTCGTCAAGGCGATGCGCCGGTGCCCGCAGCAGATCATCGCCGCCGTCGACGGCATATGCGCCGGCGCCGGGGCAATCCTGGCGATGGCCTCCGATCTGCGGCTGGCGACACCTGAAGCAAAGACCGCCTTCCTCTTCACCCGCGTCGGGCTTGCCGGCGCCGATATGGGCGCCTGCGGCATGCTTCCGCGCATCATCGGCCAGGGCCGCGCCGCCGAGCTTCTCTATACCGGCCGCTTCATGACCGCCGACGAGGGCGAGCGCTGGGGCTTTTTCAACGCCCTGCACCCGCAGGCCGACCTTCAGACCAAGGCCACAGCGCTGGCGCAGTCGATTGCCGACGGCCCTTGGTTTGCGCATGGGATGACCAAGACGATGCTGAACCAGGAATGGGCGATGGGGATCGAGGAACTGATCGAATCCGAAGCGCAGGCCCAGGCGATCTGCATGGCGACGCAGGACTTCCGCCGGGCTTTCGAGGCCTTCGCCGCAAAGCGCAAACCCACCTTCGAAGGCAACTGA
- a CDS encoding ABC transporter substrate-binding protein, which translates to MKTIISAAVLALSLGVAGTAAAEPVKIGMITTLSGGGAGLGVDTRDGFMLAIKRANNPDVSVVVEDDAQKPEIAVQLADKLIQQENVDILTGIVWSNLLMAVEPGVVAQGKFYISTNAAPAPLAGKGCNPLYFNVAYQNDNLHEAMGQYANQDYKNMFILAPNYPAGKDSLTGFKRYYKGKLAGEIYTQLGQTDYAAEIAQIRASGADGVFMFLPGGMGIAFMKQYAQSGVDIPVMGPGFSFSQDVLGAIGDAAIGTKNSGQWSHDLDNDANKTFVEAFKTEYNRLPSIYAMQGYDAAQIILSAAAKADVKDTDAFRAELLKADFASPRGKFKFNTNQHPIQDIYVREVVKEGDVITNKIVGTAFTDHGDAYAQDCKM; encoded by the coding sequence ATGAAGACAATCATTTCCGCCGCAGTCCTGGCCTTGAGCCTCGGCGTCGCCGGCACTGCAGCCGCCGAGCCCGTCAAGATCGGCATGATCACCACGCTGTCCGGCGGTGGCGCCGGTCTCGGCGTCGACACCCGCGACGGTTTCATGCTTGCGATCAAGCGGGCCAACAATCCGGACGTCTCCGTCGTCGTGGAAGACGATGCGCAGAAGCCGGAAATCGCCGTGCAGCTCGCCGACAAGCTGATCCAGCAGGAAAACGTCGACATCCTGACCGGCATCGTCTGGTCGAACCTGCTGATGGCCGTCGAGCCGGGCGTCGTCGCCCAGGGCAAGTTCTACATTTCCACCAATGCCGCGCCGGCTCCGCTTGCCGGCAAGGGCTGCAACCCGCTCTACTTCAACGTCGCCTACCAGAACGACAATCTTCATGAAGCCATGGGGCAGTATGCCAACCAGGACTACAAGAACATGTTCATTCTGGCGCCCAACTATCCGGCGGGAAAGGATTCGCTGACGGGCTTCAAGCGCTATTACAAGGGCAAGCTGGCGGGTGAGATCTACACGCAGCTCGGCCAGACCGATTACGCCGCCGAGATCGCCCAGATTCGTGCCTCGGGCGCCGATGGCGTCTTCATGTTCCTGCCGGGCGGCATGGGCATCGCCTTCATGAAGCAGTATGCCCAGTCCGGCGTCGACATTCCGGTCATGGGCCCGGGCTTCTCCTTCAGCCAGGACGTGCTCGGCGCGATCGGCGACGCGGCGATCGGCACGAAGAATTCCGGCCAGTGGTCCCACGACCTCGACAACGACGCCAACAAGACCTTCGTCGAGGCGTTCAAGACCGAGTACAACCGCCTGCCGTCGATCTACGCCATGCAGGGCTATGACGCTGCGCAGATCATCCTTTCGGCAGCCGCCAAGGCCGACGTGAAGGATACCGACGCGTTCCGGGCCGAACTGCTGAAGGCTGACTTCGCTTCTCCGCGCGGCAAGTTCAAGTTCAATACCAACCAGCACCCGATCCAGGACATCTACGTCCGTGAAGTGGTCAAGGAAGGTGACGTGATCACCAACAAGATCGTCGGCACCGCCTTCACCGATCACGGCGACGCCTACGCGCAAGACTGCAAGATGTAA
- a CDS encoding branched-chain amino acid ABC transporter permease, protein MTVALAIEQLLNGLQFGVMLFLMAAGLTLIFGVMGLINLAHGSLYMVGAFACAAVAAATGSFWLGLAASLVAAAAAGALVEILVVRRLYARDHLDQVLATFALILIFSEGTRWIFGSFPLYLNIPPILQGAVALPGDVHYPVYRLAVILVGGLVALGLAMLIGRTRLGIQIRAGENDREMIGALGIDIQTLYTVVFALGAALAGLAGAMVGALQSVQVGMGEPVLILAFVVIVIGGIGSIKGAFIGALLVGVVDTLGRFLLPQALLLVLSPSAAGSVGGAISSMLIYIMMAFILAFRPRGLFAA, encoded by the coding sequence GTGACCGTGGCATTGGCGATCGAGCAATTGCTCAACGGCCTTCAGTTCGGCGTCATGCTGTTTCTGATGGCTGCGGGACTGACCCTCATCTTCGGCGTCATGGGCCTCATCAATCTGGCTCATGGCTCCCTCTACATGGTCGGTGCCTTCGCCTGTGCCGCGGTGGCAGCCGCGACCGGTTCCTTCTGGCTCGGCCTCGCGGCCAGCCTCGTTGCCGCGGCGGCAGCGGGAGCCCTCGTCGAAATCCTGGTCGTGCGCAGGCTCTATGCGCGCGACCACCTCGATCAGGTTCTGGCGACTTTCGCCCTCATCCTGATCTTTTCGGAAGGCACGCGCTGGATCTTCGGCTCGTTTCCGCTTTACCTCAACATTCCGCCGATCCTGCAGGGTGCCGTCGCCCTTCCGGGAGACGTGCATTATCCTGTCTACCGTCTGGCGGTCATCCTTGTCGGTGGGCTGGTGGCGCTTGGCCTTGCCATGCTGATCGGCCGCACCCGGCTCGGCATCCAGATCCGCGCCGGAGAAAACGACCGCGAGATGATCGGCGCGCTCGGTATCGATATCCAGACGCTCTACACCGTCGTCTTCGCCCTCGGCGCGGCTCTCGCCGGTCTGGCCGGCGCCATGGTCGGTGCGTTGCAGTCGGTGCAGGTCGGCATGGGCGAGCCGGTGCTGATCCTCGCCTTCGTCGTCATCGTCATCGGCGGCATCGGGTCCATCAAGGGGGCGTTCATCGGCGCGCTGCTAGTCGGTGTAGTCGATACGCTGGGACGCTTCCTGCTGCCGCAGGCGCTGCTGCTCGTCCTGTCGCCTTCGGCCGCCGGTTCGGTCGGCGGGGCGATCTCATCGATGCTGATCTACATCATGATGGCCTTCATTCTTGCCTTCAGGCCACGCGGCCTGTTTGCGGCATAG
- a CDS encoding acyl-CoA dehydrogenase family protein, with product MPRITLSPALERDHLSWPFFEVSHADWAAKLDAFAAGEAMAHVNHDDVDGACRALVRSLGDAGLLHAAVGLSGGEAIDSRKICIARETLAFHDGLADFAFAMQGLGSGAISLSGSETLKQDVLPKVAAGEWIAAFALSEKDAGSDVAAMSCSARCDGDDYVLDGEKTWISNGGIADVYTVFARTGEAPGTRGISAFVVFADDPGFSIAERIDVIAPHPLATIRFDNCRIPASRRLGAAGEGFKIAMRTLDIFRASVAAAALGFARRALAEALAHSRERPMLRGTLADLQLTQAALGDMATAVDAAALLTYRAAWRRDVQKLPTTMEAAMAKMTATENAQAVIDRAVQMFGGRGVRSGEMVERLYREIRALRIYEGATEVQKLIVARELIKAHAARTTA from the coding sequence ATGCCGCGGATCACGCTCTCCCCTGCCCTTGAACGCGACCACCTGTCGTGGCCGTTCTTCGAGGTGTCGCATGCCGACTGGGCGGCGAAGCTCGACGCCTTCGCGGCGGGTGAAGCGATGGCGCATGTCAACCATGACGATGTCGATGGCGCCTGCCGCGCGCTCGTCCGCTCGCTCGGCGACGCCGGCCTGCTCCATGCCGCCGTCGGCCTTTCGGGCGGAGAGGCAATCGACAGCCGCAAGATCTGCATCGCCCGCGAGACGCTCGCCTTTCACGACGGCCTCGCCGACTTCGCCTTTGCCATGCAGGGGCTCGGCAGCGGCGCCATCAGCCTCAGCGGTTCCGAGACACTGAAACAGGACGTGTTACCCAAGGTCGCCGCCGGCGAATGGATCGCCGCCTTCGCGCTGTCCGAGAAAGATGCCGGCTCCGACGTCGCCGCGATGTCGTGTTCGGCGCGCTGCGACGGTGACGACTATGTGCTCGACGGCGAGAAGACCTGGATTTCGAACGGCGGCATCGCCGATGTCTACACCGTGTTCGCCCGCACCGGCGAAGCGCCGGGAACGCGCGGCATCTCCGCCTTCGTGGTCTTTGCCGACGATCCGGGCTTCTCGATCGCCGAGCGCATCGATGTGATCGCTCCGCATCCGCTGGCGACGATCCGCTTCGACAATTGCCGCATTCCGGCCTCGCGCCGGCTCGGCGCAGCCGGCGAAGGCTTCAAGATCGCCATGCGGACGCTCGACATCTTCCGTGCCTCGGTCGCCGCCGCCGCACTCGGCTTTGCCCGCCGGGCACTCGCCGAAGCGCTCGCCCACAGCCGCGAACGGCCGATGCTCCGCGGCACGCTCGCCGACCTGCAACTGACACAGGCGGCCCTCGGCGACATGGCGACCGCGGTCGACGCGGCGGCGCTGCTGACCTACCGCGCGGCATGGCGCCGTGACGTGCAAAAGCTGCCGACGACGATGGAAGCGGCCATGGCCAAGATGACGGCGACCGAGAACGCCCAGGCCGTCATCGACCGCGCCGTACAGATGTTCGGCGGCCGTGGTGTGCGGAGTGGCGAGATGGTCGAACGGCTCTACCGCGAGATCCGGGCGCTGCGCATCTACGAAGGCGCGACGGAAGTTCAGAAGCTCATCGTTGCGCGCGAACTGATCAAGGCGCATGCCGCCAGAACGACGGCGTGA
- a CDS encoding MarR family winged helix-turn-helix transcriptional regulator yields the protein MSKAVDLEVVVEDTHEGKDELRLWLKLLATTKLISQEIRRRLRSEFGATLPQFDLLAQLYREPAGLRLGELSKRTMVTNGNITGLVERLEADGLVIRETPGGDRRVTVARLTEMGRTSFAEMAEAHEGWIRDMMADVDPGTINRMLSHTDLLRQSARTHLSGPEDE from the coding sequence TTGAGCAAAGCAGTCGATCTGGAAGTCGTCGTCGAGGACACGCATGAAGGCAAGGACGAGCTGAGGCTCTGGCTGAAGCTGCTGGCCACGACGAAGCTGATTTCTCAGGAGATACGTCGGCGGCTGCGCAGCGAATTCGGCGCCACGCTGCCGCAATTCGACCTTCTCGCGCAGCTCTACCGCGAGCCGGCGGGCCTGCGTCTCGGCGAGCTTTCCAAGCGCACCATGGTCACCAACGGCAACATCACCGGGCTGGTCGAACGGCTTGAAGCGGATGGGCTGGTGATCCGCGAGACGCCCGGCGGCGACCGCCGTGTCACCGTTGCGCGCCTGACGGAAATGGGCCGCACCTCCTTTGCCGAAATGGCAGAGGCGCATGAAGGCTGGATCCGCGACATGATGGCGGATGTCGATCCGGGCACGATCAATCGCATGCTGTCGCATACGGACCTGCTCCGCCAGTCCGCGCGCACCCACCTCTCCGGTCCAGAAGACGAATAG
- a CDS encoding 3-hydroxyacyl-CoA dehydrogenase NAD-binding domain-containing protein, producing the protein MMTGEPQATETLSFSRTIHGQREGTTLVVTIDNPPVNATGAEVRNGLVAAISHAGSNDGVTAVVITGAGKTFVGGADIREFGKPPVEPTLPAVVAAIEASDKPVVAAVNGAALGGGLELVLACHARIAASSASMGLPEVNLGLVPGAGGTQRLPRLVGMEAALDMIAGGKPVKEARALETGLIDRIATNDLIGEAVALAGELSGKTPRRTGALTVAKWDEAVFDAMATRFIKRSRGQTAPGEAIRLVRLAAKTNLEDGLAAERETFIHLRDGTESAALRHIFFAERAVGKPADLSGVEPYPLSVIGIAGTGLMGCGIAVATLAAGFTVVALDQTEEAANAGLQRVRGMIEQSVTSGRLSRNAADDQLSRLTATADATALANADLVIEAVFDDLDVKTQLFRTLDGIVRPDAVLATNTSYLDPDRIAAATAHPERVAGLHFFSPANIMRLVEVVRCARAAPRTMATLLAFARKLKKIPVVTGVCEGFIGNRIFSAYRTETERLLEEGALPQDIDRAAEDFGFAMGPFAVFDMAGLEIAWARRTRQAASRDPSLPYCELSDRLCEAGRFGRKAGRGWYRYEDGKRLVDPDIDRMIADYRVEKGFSARHIPDAEIVERLLDAMVREGQALIEEGIAAGPDDIDVVMVHGYGFPARHGGPMFAAGIRNA; encoded by the coding sequence ATGATGACCGGTGAGCCGCAAGCAACAGAAACGCTTTCCTTTTCCCGAACGATCCATGGCCAGCGCGAAGGGACGACGCTTGTCGTGACGATCGACAACCCCCCGGTCAACGCCACGGGAGCAGAGGTGCGCAACGGGCTGGTCGCCGCCATCAGCCATGCAGGAAGCAATGATGGCGTGACAGCGGTCGTCATAACCGGAGCCGGCAAGACTTTCGTGGGTGGGGCGGATATCCGTGAATTCGGCAAACCGCCCGTCGAGCCGACGCTTCCCGCCGTCGTCGCGGCGATCGAGGCGAGCGACAAGCCGGTCGTGGCAGCCGTCAACGGGGCAGCACTCGGCGGGGGGCTGGAACTGGTCCTTGCCTGCCATGCGCGTATCGCCGCCTCTTCCGCGTCCATGGGGCTTCCTGAGGTCAATCTCGGCCTCGTTCCCGGCGCCGGCGGCACCCAGCGCCTGCCCCGTCTCGTCGGCATGGAAGCCGCTCTCGACATGATTGCCGGCGGCAAGCCGGTCAAGGAAGCAAGGGCGCTTGAAACGGGGCTGATCGACAGGATCGCCACCAACGACCTGATTGGTGAAGCCGTCGCGCTCGCCGGCGAACTGTCGGGCAAGACTCCGCGCCGGACGGGCGCCCTGACCGTCGCTAAATGGGACGAGGCGGTTTTCGACGCGATGGCGACCCGCTTCATCAAGAGGTCTCGCGGTCAGACCGCTCCCGGTGAAGCGATCCGGCTTGTGCGGCTGGCGGCGAAGACCAACCTCGAAGACGGGCTTGCGGCCGAGCGCGAGACATTTATCCACCTGCGCGACGGCACGGAGTCGGCAGCGCTGCGACATATCTTCTTTGCCGAGCGTGCCGTCGGCAAGCCGGCCGACCTTTCCGGCGTCGAACCCTATCCATTGTCGGTGATCGGTATCGCCGGCACCGGCCTGATGGGCTGCGGCATCGCGGTCGCAACGCTTGCTGCGGGCTTCACAGTTGTTGCACTTGACCAGACCGAAGAAGCCGCGAACGCGGGCCTGCAGCGCGTTCGCGGCATGATCGAGCAGTCTGTCACTTCCGGACGCCTGAGCCGGAACGCCGCCGACGACCAGCTTTCCCGCCTGACGGCAACCGCCGACGCCACGGCGCTGGCGAACGCCGACCTCGTCATCGAGGCGGTGTTCGACGATCTCGACGTCAAGACGCAGCTCTTCCGCACCCTCGACGGTATCGTTCGCCCGGATGCCGTTCTCGCCACCAATACCAGCTATCTCGATCCGGACCGGATCGCAGCGGCGACCGCGCATCCGGAGCGTGTCGCGGGCCTGCACTTCTTCTCGCCCGCCAACATCATGCGGCTCGTGGAGGTGGTCCGTTGCGCCAGGGCGGCGCCGCGCACGATGGCCACACTTCTCGCCTTCGCGCGGAAACTGAAGAAGATCCCAGTCGTCACCGGCGTCTGCGAGGGCTTCATCGGCAACCGCATCTTCTCCGCCTACCGCACGGAAACCGAGCGACTGCTCGAAGAAGGCGCGCTGCCGCAGGATATCGACCGGGCGGCAGAGGATTTCGGCTTCGCCATGGGACCCTTCGCCGTCTTCGACATGGCGGGCCTCGAGATCGCCTGGGCAAGGCGCACACGGCAGGCGGCAAGCCGCGACCCATCGCTCCCCTATTGCGAACTGTCCGACAGACTGTGCGAAGCCGGACGTTTCGGTCGCAAGGCTGGACGCGGCTGGTATCGATACGAGGACGGTAAGCGTCTGGTCGATCCCGACATCGACCGGATGATCGCCGACTATCGCGTCGAAAAGGGCTTTTCCGCGCGCCACATTCCGGACGCCGAAATCGTCGAAAGACTGCTCGATGCCATGGTCCGCGAAGGCCAGGCACTGATCGAAGAAGGCATTGCCGCCGGCCCGGACGACATCGACGTGGTGATGGTCCACGGCTATGGTTTTCCGGCCCGCCATGGCGGGCCGATGTTTGCCGCCGGCATCCGGAATGCATAA
- a CDS encoding RidA family protein, which yields MHKILQPEGWAKPLGYSNGMEARGRQIFVGGQIGWNGQCQFETDDFVGQVRQTLQNVVDVVAAAGGEPHHITTMTWYFVDKAEYLADPKGLGEAYRSVMGRHFPAMAAVQVVALVEDRAKIEIQATAVIPD from the coding sequence ATGCATAAGATCCTCCAACCCGAAGGATGGGCAAAGCCCCTCGGCTATTCGAACGGCATGGAGGCCCGCGGCCGCCAGATCTTCGTCGGCGGCCAGATCGGCTGGAACGGTCAGTGCCAGTTCGAAACCGACGACTTCGTCGGCCAGGTGAGGCAGACCCTGCAGAATGTCGTCGACGTGGTCGCCGCTGCCGGCGGAGAGCCGCACCACATCACCACCATGACCTGGTACTTCGTAGACAAGGCCGAATATCTGGCCGATCCCAAGGGGCTGGGCGAAGCCTATCGCTCCGTCATGGGCCGGCACTTCCCGGCCATGGCCGCCGTGCAGGTGGTCGCCCTCGTGGAGGATCGCGCGAAGATCGAGATCCAGGCCACCGCCGTCATTCCGGATTGA
- a CDS encoding cupin domain-containing protein translates to MELEKGITANGTGFKGVKWNILGQIYFPKALSDDTFAFETNSEPGQFVPVHVHPTQDEFILVQEGELDLKLDGEWTKARAGDLVRMPRGVPHGYFNKSDKPCRALFWVSPARKLEDLFRKLDQMTDVDEIVRVSGEHEVDFLPPSANE, encoded by the coding sequence ATGGAACTGGAAAAAGGCATTACGGCGAACGGAACCGGCTTCAAGGGCGTGAAGTGGAATATCCTCGGGCAGATCTATTTCCCGAAGGCGCTCTCTGACGACACGTTTGCATTCGAGACGAACAGCGAACCCGGGCAGTTCGTGCCCGTTCACGTTCACCCGACCCAGGACGAGTTCATCCTCGTGCAGGAAGGCGAGTTGGATCTGAAGCTTGACGGGGAATGGACGAAGGCCAGGGCCGGCGATCTGGTCCGCATGCCGCGCGGCGTGCCGCATGGCTATTTCAACAAATCGGACAAGCCCTGCCGCGCCCTGTTCTGGGTGTCGCCGGCGCGCAAGCTGGAAGACCTCTTCCGCAAACTGGACCAGATGACGGACGTCGATGAAATCGTCCGTGTCTCCGGCGAGCATGAGGTGGATTTCCTGCCTCCGTCTGCAAACGAATAA
- a CDS encoding ABC transporter ATP-binding protein produces MAEPVLEIRNLVKTFGALQATGDVSLDLRRGEIHALIGPNGAGKSTLIHQICGTLQPDRGTIRLEGEDITRLGPAARARKGLGRTFQISSIAPEFSALRNVMLAVQARQGSSFRFFRPVMGDASLTEPAMAILERVGLAERARLPASELSHGERRQLEIGIALALGSKAFLLDEPMAGMGPEGSKALTGFLDKLREETPILLVEHDMDAVFALADRISVLVYGKIVATGSVDEIRRDPTVRAAYLGEHA; encoded by the coding sequence ATGGCTGAGCCCGTTCTCGAGATCCGCAACCTTGTGAAGACCTTCGGCGCGCTGCAGGCGACCGGCGACGTCAGCCTCGATCTCCGCCGCGGCGAGATCCACGCGCTGATCGGCCCGAATGGCGCGGGAAAATCCACGCTGATCCACCAGATCTGCGGCACGCTGCAGCCCGACCGTGGGACGATCCGGCTCGAGGGCGAGGACATCACCCGGCTCGGACCGGCGGCACGTGCCCGCAAGGGGCTGGGCCGCACCTTCCAGATTTCCTCGATCGCGCCCGAATTCTCGGCGCTCAGGAATGTCATGCTGGCGGTTCAGGCGCGGCAGGGTTCGAGTTTCCGGTTTTTCCGGCCGGTAATGGGCGATGCATCGCTGACCGAGCCAGCGATGGCCATTCTCGAACGGGTCGGGCTGGCGGAACGGGCAAGGCTGCCGGCCTCCGAACTCTCGCATGGCGAGCGCCGTCAGCTGGAAATCGGAATCGCGCTCGCGCTTGGCTCAAAGGCCTTCCTGCTCGACGAGCCGATGGCTGGCATGGGACCGGAAGGCTCCAAGGCGCTCACCGGCTTTCTCGACAAGCTGCGCGAGGAGACGCCGATCCTCTTGGTGGAGCATGACATGGACGCCGTCTTCGCGCTCGCCGACCGCATTTCGGTGCTGGTCTACGGCAAGATCGTCGCCACCGGCAGCGTCGACGAGATCCGCCGCGACCCGACCGTGCGCGCCGCCTATCTCGGAGAACACGCCTGA